One genomic region from Amycolatopsis sp. FBCC-B4732 encodes:
- a CDS encoding oxidoreductase, whose protein sequence is MPDPLKPLLDLEGVAAAAKSAQDAVFKVHRLPANLRGGAATAAEASVRAARASAGIEGANPELPADGAVADPVLAGALRVAETLETLLPTWRRAPLQALARLHVLAAADLVDDLDALGRPHSGGGRLELLAQLVTGATSVPGPVLTAVVHGELLALKPFGSADGVVARAAARLTMVATGLDPKALSVPEVAFFRRVPRYLETAEGFASGKPEAVREWLLFCCEAFEAGAREAKSISDAAS, encoded by the coding sequence GACCTCGAAGGCGTCGCCGCGGCGGCGAAGTCCGCGCAGGACGCCGTCTTCAAGGTGCACCGCCTGCCCGCCAACCTCCGCGGCGGCGCGGCGACGGCGGCCGAAGCGTCGGTGCGCGCCGCGCGTGCGTCCGCCGGCATCGAGGGCGCGAACCCGGAACTGCCCGCCGACGGCGCGGTCGCCGACCCGGTCCTCGCCGGTGCGCTGCGCGTCGCCGAGACGTTGGAGACGCTCCTCCCGACGTGGCGCCGCGCGCCGCTGCAAGCGTTGGCCCGCCTGCACGTCCTCGCCGCGGCGGACCTCGTCGACGACCTGGACGCGTTGGGGCGCCCGCATTCCGGCGGCGGCCGGCTCGAGCTGCTGGCCCAGCTGGTGACCGGCGCGACGTCGGTCCCGGGCCCGGTGCTCACGGCGGTCGTGCACGGGGAACTGCTGGCGCTCAAGCCGTTCGGCAGCGCGGACGGTGTCGTCGCGCGGGCGGCCGCCCGGCTGACGATGGTCGCGACCGGTCTGGACCCGAAGGCGCTGAGCGTCCCCGAAGTGGCGTTCTTCCGGCGGGTCCCGCGCTACCTCGAAACCGCGGAAGGCTTCGCGAGCGGGAAACCCGAAGCGGTGCGCGAGTGGCTGCTCTTCTGCTGCGAAGCGTTCGAAGCGGGTGCGCGCGAAGCGAAGAGCATTTCGGACGCGGCTTCTTAA